The Triticum aestivum cultivar Chinese Spring chromosome 7B, IWGSC CS RefSeq v2.1, whole genome shotgun sequence genome window below encodes:
- the LOC123156924 gene encoding probable RNA-dependent RNA polymerase 3, which translates to MSTPGPASPAQMRAPPAPPLPAAVGWELQQIEARLDQHADPRARQMLADIGEAAALRVLRLIGESRKPVRNFSGYIMWAARNAPDAPSAESAIYASGPSSGDDSVLGPMHDDDVQMDDNAPGSELAFNLSNHAMIEVESPARQTPHGLHSNSNGSPVRAVACLLPNPVAMEVDKPDCNVPEMLPVMPNQGGMEEFVEHPSFRMQDQVQPLQVGSPTPPLAHGVPDQAMVQVGSPGLGMVFDSPVRQIIPTSPRMVSTPSPVREITRRVHQMGCPSGTVGVQASPTMECMMPADPLVTANASRATASRQLLALGELEFVQIFMIYVYLAGKKIEDVGVLHEDYIRSLNSLPMDRFELEIWNKFGHEFLAECDRRQNLDWDPSKTRVYHCHIEQRGDSVVTVFKGPYIENTRTSLQKVVGDDNVLVVNFSDISGHTNAGDNFETGCHFYHHVFEDGIILGLRRYRFLIYKDGGRERRIKAEKKKERNKKCTSTVRCYFVRTECDWDKGVPYILSKRTIGDARKLFMHVHTVPSVAKYVARFGLVLSKTITLLDGEALSKIDVVIVDDVPCKDKNGSIVLKHREALIHTDGTGLISEDLAKKCPTDVFKGNLLRIHDDSVDSKEDQFDIDDHPLLMQVRMFYNGLAVKGTLLVVRKLPERTIHIRPSMIKVNSDPSLSGGHSFNSLEIVSTSNRPKRALTSRFLITLLQYGGVPADYFMELLGKALKDVEKARHKTRDSLEVAFNHGDMDDLMSARMILSGIRPEDEAYLQHQLTTMTKEEREGFKQGRLPVDQCYYLMGTTDPTGTLKPHEVCVILDHGPISGEVLVYRHPGLHFGDIHVLTATYSEAIQDFVGDSKYAILFPVSGPRSLADEMAGGDFDGDMYWVSRNPQLLKYFKPSEPWDPRNPPRKAKQEKPQDYDESKLEHILFREFFRIRFTPSYVLGAAADCWLVYMDRLLTCEVQEDKKEWESIKAKMLELVDIYYEALDAPKSGNKITMPRHLRVEVYPHFMEGKGFTPPYTSTSVLGKIYDLAKSHQPEAAHPINITPLTCFTEEVVAEERNMWGPRYNEYRTASTLLLDRNRPISKEEKKARFRELDQKYKQMLYDAAELEESHKHPFAVYREACAIYQLVYEHAVRCRCDDEGRRVERCGFAWRVAGRALCDFYLIKRRGDRVVADMQVLRDAFRKDLGA; encoded by the exons GCACCCCCGGCCCGGCCTCCCCGGCGCAAATGCGCGCTCCGCCGGCCCCGCCGCTCCCGGCCGCGGTGGGCTGGGAGCTGCAGCAGATCGAGGCGCGGCTGGATCAGCACGCCGACCCGCGCGCGCGGCAGATGCTCGCGGACATCGGCGAGGCGGCCGCGCTGCGGGTGCTGCGGCTGATAGGGGAGTCGCGGAAGCCCGTCCGGAACTTCTCCGGCTATATCAtgtgggcggcgaggaacgcgcCGGACGCCCCTAGCGCCGAGAGCGCCATCTACGCCTCCGGCCCCTCCAGCGGAG ATGACTCTGTACTGGGACCAATGCACGATGATGATGTTCAAATGGACGATAACGCTCCAGGCAGTGAATTGGCTTTCAATCTCTCAAACCATGCCATGATCGAGGTCGAAAGCCCTGCCCGTCAGACGCCTCACGGTTTACATAGCAACAGCAACGGGAGCCCTGTTCGGGCAGTTGCTTGCTTGTTGCCGAACCCAGTTGCAATGGAGGTTGATAAACCTGATTGCAATGTCCCAGAAATGTTACCCGTGATGCCAAACCAAGGAGGAATGGAAGAGTTTGTCGAGCATCCGTCTTTCAGGATGCAAGACCAGGTACAACCGTTGCAGGTTGGTAGTCCTACCCCGCCATTGGCCCATGGGGTGCCAGACCAGGCTATGGTGCAAGTTGGGAGCCCTGGCCTCGGCATGGTGTTTGATAGCCCGGTCCGGCAGATCATTCCTACGTCTCCAAGGATGGTTTCCACCCCAAGTCCAGTGCGCGAGATCACAAGGCGTGTGCATCAGATGGGGTGCCCATCAGGAACTGTGGGGGTCCAAGCATCACCAACCATGGAGTGCATGATGCCAGCAGACCCTCTTGTTACTGCAAACGCATCAAGGGCAACCGCGAGCCGTCAGTTGTTAGCGTTGGGAGAGCTAGAGTTTGTTCAGATTTTCATGATATATGTCTATCTTGCAGG GAAGAAGATAGAAGACGTGGGTGTACTACATGAGGACTATATTAGGTCCTTGAATTCACTGCCCATGGATCGTTTTGAGTTGGAAATATGGAACAAATTTGGTCACGAGTTTCTAGCAGAGTGTGACAGGAGACAG AATCTTGATTGGGACCCAAGCAAGACAAGAGTGTACCATTGCCATATCGAGCAAAGAGGCGATTCTGTAGTTACGGTTTTCAAG GGGCCATATATAGAGAACACAAGGACTAGTCTACAGAAAGTTGTTGGGGACGACAATGTTCTTGTTGTGAACTTTTCAGATATATCTGGGCACACCAATGCTGGTGATAACTTCGAAACCGGCTGTCACTTTTACCATCACGTTTTTGAAGATGGCATCATCTTGGGTTTGCGTCGCTATCGCTTTTTGA TTTACAAAGATGGAGGGAGGGAAAGGAGAATAAAAGcggaaaaaaagaaagagagaaacaagAAATGCACTTCTACTGTTAGGTGCTACTTTGTTCGCACCGAGTGTGACTGGGACAAGGGTGTGCCTTATATCCTCTCCAAGAGAACAATTGGTGATGCCCGCAAGCTTTTTATGCACGTACACACTGTCCCCAGTGTGGCAAAATATGTGGCCAG GTTTGGTTTGGTATTGTCCAAAACTATTACACTACTCGATGGTGAAGCCCTATCAAAAATTGACGTTGTAATTGTTGATGATGTACCTTGCAAG GATAAAAACGGAAGCATTGTTCTCAAGCATAGGGAGGCTTTGATCCACACTGACGGGACTGGCCTAATATCAGAAGATTTAGCTAAGAAATGCCCTACAGATGTATTTAAGGGGAACCTTTTGAGGATACATGAC GATAGTGTGGATTCAAAGGAGGATCAATTTGACATCGATGATCAT CCTCTTCTTATGCAGGTCCGTATGTTCTATAATGGACTTGCTGTAAAGGGAACCCTTCTTGTTGTTAGAAAG CTTCCTGAGAGGACTATCCATATACGACCATCAATGATAAAAGTAAACTCAGATCCTAGTTTATCAGGTGGGCACTCCTTCAACTCACTGGAAATTGTTTCAACGAG CAACCGACCCAAAAGGGCATTGACTTCAAGGTTTTTAATCACGCTGCTTCAATATGGAGGGGTTCCAGCGGATTATTTTATGGAGCTTCTAGGGAAGGCACTAAAAGATGTTGAGAAAGCTCGCCATAAAACTAGAGATTCCCTTGAAG TTGCATTTAACCACGGTGACATGGATGATTTAATGTCTGCACGGATGATCCTTTCTGGAATTCGACCAGAAGATGAGGCATACTTACAGCACCAGCTTACGACAATGACCAAAGAGGAAAGAGAAGGATTCAAACAAGGTAGGCTCCCTGTCGATCAGTGTTATTATCTGATGGGCACAACAGATCCTACAGGGACACTAAAGCCCCATGAAGTCTGTGTGATATT GGACCATGGCCCCATTTCTGGAGAGGTTCTTGTCTATAGACATCCTGGGCTGCATTTTGGTGATATACATGTCTTGACAGCCACATATAGTGAGGCTATACAGGATTTCGTGGGAGACTCCAAATATGCTATTCTTTTTCCTGTTTCTGGACCACGATCTCTAGCTGATGAGATGGCAGGTGGTGATTTTGATGGTGACATGTACTGGGTCTCGAGAAACCCACAG TTACTGAAGTACTTCAAACCATCGGAACCATGGGATCCAAGAAACCCTCCAAGGAAGGCTAAACAAGAGAAGCCTCAGGATTATGATGAATCCAAGCTGGAACACATTTTATTCCGTGAATTTTTTAGAATTAGGTTTACACCAAG TTATGTGCTGGGTGCAGCTGCAGATTGTTGGCTGGTATATATGGATCGGCTACTGACATGTGAAGTTCAAGAAGACAAAAAAGAATGGGAGTCGATAAAGGCTAAGATGCTTGAATTGGTTGACATTTACTATGAGGCTCTGGATGCCCCGAAAAGTGGGAACAAG ATCACTATGCCTCGTCATCTGAGGGTTGAAGTATATCCACACTTTATGGAAGGGAAAGGGTTTACACCTCCCTACACTTCCACATCAGTGCTGGGCAAAATCTATGATTTAGCAAAGTCGCATCAGCCTGAAGCAGCTCACCCAATCA ATATAACTCCGCTGACATGCTTCACCGAGGAAGTAGTAGCCGAAGAACGCAACATGTGGGGTCCCCGTTACAACGAGTATCGGACAGCGAGCACGTTGCTATTGGACCGTAATCGCCCAATCTCTAAAGAAGAGAAGAAGGCGAGGTTCCGGGAGCTGGACCAAAAATACAAGCAG ATGCTGTACGACGCGGCGGAGCTGGAGGAGAGCCACAAGCACCCGTTCGCCGTTTACAGGGAGGCCTGCGCGATCTACCAGCTGGTGTACGAGCACGCGGTGCGGTGCCGGTGCGACGACGAAGGAAGGCGTGTCGAAAGGTGCGGCTTCGCGTGGAGGGTCGCCGGCCGCGCGCTGTGCGATTTCTACCTGATCAAGCGCCGCGGCGACAGGGTGGTCGCCGACATGCAGGTCCTCcgcgacgccttcaggaaggaccTCGGTGCGTAG